One Ancylobacter novellus DSM 506 genomic window, CCCGGATGCGGCCTGCGGCCGCTCCGGGATGACGCCCAGGAGGAATGACCTATCGCCGCCGCGCGCCGCCGAGCACGTTGCGCAGGATCGCCTTGGTGACCTGGTTGGTGAGCTCGCGCGTGACCTGCCGGGTCACCTGCTCGCCGATGGTCATGCGCCCGCGCGGCGCACGGGTGCCGAACAGGCCGCCAAGCACGCTGTCGAGGAAGCCGCCACCGGCCGCGCTGGCCTCGGTGGGCGCGGGAGCACCCGGCGAGGGCGTCACCGGCGCCTCGGCCGGAGCGGTTTCGGCGGCACGCTTGGCCAGCATCTCGGAGGCCGACTCGCGGTCGAGCGTCTCGTCATAGATGTTGCGCACCGGGCTGCGCTCGATGGCAACCTTGCGCAATTCCGGCGTGATCGGCCCGACCCGTCCGGCAGGCGGGGCGATCAGCGTGCGTTCGACCATCGAGGGTGTGCCGTTGCCTTCCAGCATGGAGATCAGCGCCTCGCCCTTGCCGAGCTCGGTGATCACCTGCGCGGTGTTGAGCTTGGGGTTGGGGCGGAAGGTATCGGCCGCGGCCTTCACCGCCTTCTGGTCGCGCGGGGTGAAGGCACGCAGCGCGTGCTGCACGCGGTTGCCGAGCTGGGCGAGCACACTCTCGGGCACGTCGAGCGGATTCTGGGTGACGAAATAGACGCCGACACCCTTGGAGCGGATGAGACGGACCACCTGCTCGATCTTGTCGAGCAGCGCCTTGGGCGCCTCGTCGAACAGCAGGTGCGCCTCGTCGAAGAAGAACACGACCTTCGGCTTGTCGGGATCGCCGACTTCGGGGAGCTCCTCGAACAATTCGGAGAGCAGCCAGAGCAGGAAGGAAGCGTAGAGCCGCGGCGAGCCCATCAGCTTGTCGGCGGCGAGCAGCGAGATGGTGCCATAGCCCGAGCGCGGATCGACCCGCATTAAGTCGGTGATCTTCAGCGCCGGCTCGCCGAAGAACTTGTCGGCGCCCTGGTTCTCCAGGACGAGCAGCGAGCGCTGGATGGCGCCCACGGTGGCGGGCGAGACATTGCCATAGGTGGTGGTGAGCTTCGCCGCGTTCTCCGCCACGAAGGCCAGCATGGCCCGCAGGTCCTTCAGGTCGAGCAGCAGCAGGCCCTGCTCGTCGGCGATACGGAAGACGACGTTGAGCACGCCTTCCTGCACCTCGTTGAGGTCCATCAGCCGCGCCAGCAGCAGCGGGCCCATCTCCGAGACTGTGGCGCGCACCGGGTGGCCCTGCTCGCCAAACAGGTCCCAGAAGATCACCGGGAATTCGTCCGGCACATAGTCGACGCCGATCTCCTCGCAGCGCTTGACGATCCAGTCCTGTCCCTCACCGGGCATGGCGATGCCGGAGAGGTCGCCCTTGATGTCGGCGGCGAAGACCGGCACGCCGCTGCGCGAGAAGCCTTCCGCGATGGTCTGCAGGGTGACGGTCTTGCCCGTGCCGGTGGCGCCGGTGGCGAGGCCATGGCGGTTGGCGAGCTTCAATGTGAGGTATTCGGGCTTCTCGCTCTTGCCGACGAAAATCTTGCCGTCGATGTCTCCGGACATGGCCGTCTCCTGCGAGCGAAGGTCTGGGCCACCTTTAGAGCGCAGGCGGGGGCGGTTCGGCAAGCGGGGACAGCGGGCGCACGACCCATACTATCTTCCGCCATGGCGGGCGGGATTTGTCGCACGGCGCTTGCCTTCGCGATGCGCCCGCGCGATTTGAAGGGCGAACATCAACGCCGGGAGCATCATGGCCTCGCTCGACCCGCCCACCCAACGCTATCTCGACGCGCGCGGTCGCCGGCTGGACTATGCCGGCCGTACGCTGGTGATGGGTATCCTCAATGTGACCCCGGATTCCTTCTCCGATGGCGGTCGCAGCGCGGCGCTGGACGACGCGGTCATCAACGCCCGGCGGATGGTCGAGGAAGGCGCCGACATCATCGACATCGGCGGGGAATCGACGCGGCCCGGCCATACGCCAGTGCCGGCCGAGGAGGAACTGCGCCGCGTGCTGCCGGTCATCGAGGCGCTGGCCGATCTGTCGGTGCCGCTCTCCATCGATACCCAGAAGGCGGTGGTGGCCGAGGCGGCGTTGAAGCGCGGCGCGGCCATCCTCAACGACATCTGGGGCCTGATGGGGGACCCGGAGATCGCGCGTGTCGCTGCAGGCTACGAGGCCGGCGTGGTGGCGATGCACAACCGTTCCATCGTCGACGATTCGGTCGACATCGTCGCCGACATCATCGGCTTCTTCGAGCAGTCGCTGGAACGGGCGGCGCGGGCGGGCATCCGCCCCGAGCGCATCAGCCTCGATCCCGGCATCGGCTTCGGCAAGACCTTCGAGCAGAATCTGAAGGCGCTGGCCTCGCTGCGCGAGTTCGGCAAGCTCGGCTTCCCGATCCTGCTCGGCACCTCCCGCAAGTCGCTGATCGGCAGGGTGATCGACACGGCGCCTGCCGAACGCGTGCCGGGCACCATCGCCTCCAACGTCATCGGTATCATGGCCGGCTGCGCCATTATCCGCGTGCACGACGTCGCCGCCCATGTGCAGGCGGCGCGGGTGACGGAGGCTATCCTCCATGCCGCGTGAGGCGCCGCCCGAATTCTTCGTCCGCCGCCCGCGCAAGGTCGAGAAGCGCATCGCCTATCTCTGCCTCGGCTCCAATCTCGGCGACCGCGCCGGGACCATTGCGAAGGCGGTGGGGCTGATCGCCCGCACCGGGCTGAAGATCATAGCCCGCTCCTCGCTCTACGAGACGCCGCCTTGGGGGCCGGTGCTGCAGGGGCCGTATCTGAACATGGTGGTGGCGGTGGAGACCGAGCTCTCGGCGCGGGAACTGCTCAACATGCTGCTCGGCGTCGAGCACGCCTTCGGGCGCGACCGCACCCGCGAGGTGCGCTTCGGGCCGCGTACCATCGACATCGACATCTTGCTCTTCGGCGAAGACGTGATCGCCGAGCCGGATCTCGAGATCCCGCATCCGCGCATGATGCAGCGCGCCTTCGCGCTGATCCCGCTGGCCGAACTGGCGCCCGACCTCGTGGTGCAGGGGGGGCCCATCCGCACGGCTCTGGAGGCGCTCGACCGCAGCGGTATCGTCAAGGTCGAGCCGCAGCCGGCGGGTTACTGAGAACCGGCCCACATGCAAAAGGCGGCGGATCGCTCCGCCGCCTTTTCCGTCGCCCCTCGGGTCAGGGACGGCTGTCGTCAGTTGCACACCCGCACGTTGCGGTAATAGGGCTGGCCCCAGCTGTTGTAGAAGGTCTGCGGCTGGTACCAGCAGCGCGGCTGGTTGTAGGCCTGCGCGGCAATGGCACCGACAGCCAGGCCGCCGATGATGCCGGCGGCGACGGCGGCGCCGTTATGGCGGTAACGCGGAGCGTAATAGTAGCCGGGACCCCAGCCGGGTCCGCCCCAGCCATGGCCGCGCCCGCGCCAGCCGGCGTCGGCGGTCCCAGCGGAAGCGAGAATGGTGGCGCCCGCGAGAGCGAGCGCG contains:
- a CDS encoding helicase HerA-like domain-containing protein, which codes for MSGDIDGKIFVGKSEKPEYLTLKLANRHGLATGATGTGKTVTLQTIAEGFSRSGVPVFAADIKGDLSGIAMPGEGQDWIVKRCEEIGVDYVPDEFPVIFWDLFGEQGHPVRATVSEMGPLLLARLMDLNEVQEGVLNVVFRIADEQGLLLLDLKDLRAMLAFVAENAAKLTTTYGNVSPATVGAIQRSLLVLENQGADKFFGEPALKITDLMRVDPRSGYGTISLLAADKLMGSPRLYASFLLWLLSELFEELPEVGDPDKPKVVFFFDEAHLLFDEAPKALLDKIEQVVRLIRSKGVGVYFVTQNPLDVPESVLAQLGNRVQHALRAFTPRDQKAVKAAADTFRPNPKLNTAQVITELGKGEALISMLEGNGTPSMVERTLIAPPAGRVGPITPELRKVAIERSPVRNIYDETLDRESASEMLAKRAAETAPAEAPVTPSPGAPAPTEASAAGGGFLDSVLGGLFGTRAPRGRMTIGEQVTRQVTRELTNQVTKAILRNVLGGARRR
- the folP gene encoding dihydropteroate synthase, whose translation is MASLDPPTQRYLDARGRRLDYAGRTLVMGILNVTPDSFSDGGRSAALDDAVINARRMVEEGADIIDIGGESTRPGHTPVPAEEELRRVLPVIEALADLSVPLSIDTQKAVVAEAALKRGAAILNDIWGLMGDPEIARVAAGYEAGVVAMHNRSIVDDSVDIVADIIGFFEQSLERAARAGIRPERISLDPGIGFGKTFEQNLKALASLREFGKLGFPILLGTSRKSLIGRVIDTAPAERVPGTIASNVIGIMAGCAIIRVHDVAAHVQAARVTEAILHAA
- the folK gene encoding 2-amino-4-hydroxy-6-hydroxymethyldihydropteridine diphosphokinase; translated protein: MPREAPPEFFVRRPRKVEKRIAYLCLGSNLGDRAGTIAKAVGLIARTGLKIIARSSLYETPPWGPVLQGPYLNMVVAVETELSARELLNMLLGVEHAFGRDRTREVRFGPRTIDIDILLFGEDVIAEPDLEIPHPRMMQRAFALIPLAELAPDLVVQGGPIRTALEALDRSGIVKVEPQPAGY